A single window of Paracoccus albus DNA harbors:
- a CDS encoding TrkH family potassium uptake protein: MIDIRPVAHVIGRITFALGAMMIFPTMIDYAADNANWQRMAQSMLIVMVLSGLVVAATHSAPRGLTIEQSFLLTSGLWLILPLAGALPLMIGAPGLTFTDAMFEAMSGLTTTGTTVIVQLDNLPPGTNMWRGILQWSGGLGIVVVAMVFLPVMKVGGMQFFRSEGFDTLGKVLPRAGQIAAEMTWIYVGITAACTMLYVITGMSFYDAVLHALTTCSTGGFSNYDASFGAFIGPAEWVSSLFMVLASIPFVRMIQATRGDFQPIWRDTQIRAYLRYIFYAVAVIVIYRMLYIHQTSDPWELIRETTFNVITIFSGTGYASTNVLQWGHLPFALLFCVALIGGCTGSTGCSVKIFRYQVLFQAVRAQIKRMQSPHRLYPLRLAGKRLDQEVVNSVMAFFTMFVLTFGLLIVGLALTGLHPKTALTGAWTAIANVGPVWGPEITSNGSINKFPEAAKWLMTFGMYLGRLELVSVFVLLLPRFWRG, encoded by the coding sequence ATGATCGACATTCGTCCCGTAGCCCATGTGATAGGCAGGATCACCTTTGCGCTTGGCGCAATGATGATCTTTCCGACCATGATCGACTATGCGGCGGATAACGCGAATTGGCAGCGCATGGCGCAGTCGATGCTGATCGTCATGGTGCTCAGCGGTCTGGTCGTTGCCGCAACGCATTCCGCGCCCCGCGGCCTGACGATCGAGCAAAGCTTTCTTCTGACATCCGGCCTGTGGCTGATCCTGCCGCTTGCCGGCGCGCTGCCTCTGATGATCGGTGCGCCCGGCCTGACATTCACCGATGCCATGTTCGAGGCGATGTCCGGGCTGACCACCACCGGCACGACAGTGATTGTGCAGTTGGATAACCTGCCACCCGGTACGAATATGTGGCGGGGCATTCTGCAATGGTCGGGCGGATTGGGCATTGTCGTGGTTGCGATGGTATTTCTGCCGGTCATGAAAGTCGGCGGGATGCAGTTTTTCCGTTCGGAAGGATTCGACACGCTTGGCAAGGTTTTGCCGCGGGCCGGTCAGATAGCGGCGGAAATGACGTGGATCTATGTCGGGATTACAGCCGCATGTACCATGTTATATGTCATCACCGGGATGAGCTTTTACGACGCCGTGCTTCACGCCTTGACGACGTGTTCAACGGGCGGGTTTTCCAACTATGATGCAAGTTTCGGGGCCTTTATCGGACCGGCGGAATGGGTGTCGTCGCTCTTCATGGTTCTGGCCTCGATCCCCTTCGTGCGTATGATTCAGGCAACGCGCGGGGATTTTCAGCCGATCTGGCGCGATACGCAGATCCGGGCCTATCTTCGCTATATCTTTTATGCCGTCGCGGTGATCGTGATCTACCGGATGCTTTATATTCACCAGACATCCGACCCGTGGGAGCTGATCCGAGAGACCACCTTTAACGTCATCACGATCTTCTCTGGCACCGGCTATGCCTCGACCAATGTGCTGCAATGGGGACATTTGCCGTTTGCGCTGCTTTTCTGCGTCGCGCTGATCGGTGGCTGTACGGGATCGACCGGCTGTTCGGTCAAGATCTTCCGCTATCAGGTTCTGTTTCAGGCGGTACGCGCGCAGATCAAACGAATGCAATCGCCGCACCGGCTTTATCCGCTGCGACTTGCTGGCAAGCGGCTGGATCAGGAGGTCGTGAACTCCGTCATGGCGTTCTTCACCATGTTCGTGCTGACCTTCGGTCTGCTGATCGTCGGGCTGGCGCTGACCGGGCTGCATCCGAAGACGGCGCTGACTGGCGCATGGACTGCGATTGCCAATGTCGGGCCGGTCTGGGGGCCAGAGATCACGTCGAATGGCAGCATCAACAAATTCCCCGAAGCTGCGAAATGGCTGATGACCTTCGGCATGTATCTGGGCCGGTTAGAGCTTGTCAGCGTTTTCGTTCTTCTGCTGCCACGGTTCTGGCGCGGCTGA
- a CDS encoding ABC transporter substrate-binding protein gives MKKLVAISVAAMLMGSAASAANLVYCSEGSPEGFDPALYTSGTTFDASARNIYDRLVHFVHGETEIEPGLAESWEVSEDGLEYTFKLREGVKFHTTDYFTPTRDMNADDVIFSLTRQGEDGGDYHTMTAGASYEYFNSMSMPDLIESVEKVDDLTVKITLTRPEAPMLANLAMSFASIMSKEYADNLIEAGTPEMLNQQPIGTGPFQFVAYQKDAVIRYARNDDYWREPAAIENLIFAITPDASVRYQKLKAGECHVMPYPNPADLEAMNADENINVVSREGLNVGYLAYNTQVAPFDNPEVRKALNMAIDKQAIVDGIFQGAGSVAKNPIPPTMWSYNDAIEDDAHDPEAAKAALEEAGVTDLSMKIWAMPVQRPYNPNARRMAEMIQADFNEVGVDVEIVSYEWGEYLERSKAEDRDGAVLLGWTGDNGDPDNFLAVLLGCDGVGDANRAQWCNEEFDSIIQQAKVESDQAERTRLYEEAQVIFKEQAPWATIAHSVVNEPISTKVEGYKIDPFGGHVFYGVSLTE, from the coding sequence ATGAAGAAACTTGTTGCGATCAGCGTGGCTGCCATGCTGATGGGTTCCGCCGCTTCGGCTGCCAATCTGGTATATTGTTCCGAAGGCTCGCCCGAAGGTTTTGACCCGGCGCTTTATACATCCGGCACAACTTTCGACGCATCCGCGCGCAATATCTATGACCGTCTGGTGCACTTCGTTCACGGCGAGACAGAGATTGAGCCGGGCCTGGCCGAAAGCTGGGAAGTCAGCGAGGACGGTCTGGAATATACCTTCAAGCTGCGCGAAGGCGTGAAATTCCACACGACCGACTATTTCACACCCACGCGTGACATGAACGCGGATGACGTGATCTTCAGCCTGACGCGTCAGGGCGAGGATGGCGGCGACTATCACACCATGACCGCCGGCGCGAGCTATGAGTATTTCAACTCTATGTCGATGCCGGACCTGATCGAATCTGTCGAAAAGGTCGATGACCTGACCGTCAAGATCACGCTGACCCGTCCCGAAGCACCGATGCTGGCCAACCTCGCCATGTCCTTTGCTTCGATCATGTCGAAGGAATATGCCGACAACCTGATCGAGGCTGGCACGCCCGAGATGCTGAACCAGCAGCCCATCGGAACCGGCCCGTTCCAGTTCGTCGCTTATCAGAAAGATGCGGTCATCCGTTACGCCCGCAACGACGATTACTGGCGTGAGCCGGCGGCGATCGAGAACCTGATCTTTGCGATCACGCCCGATGCCTCGGTGCGTTACCAGAAGCTGAAGGCCGGCGAATGCCACGTCATGCCCTATCCGAACCCGGCCGATCTGGAAGCGATGAACGCGGATGAAAACATCAACGTCGTCAGCCGCGAGGGTCTGAATGTCGGCTATCTGGCCTATAACACCCAGGTCGCACCATTCGACAACCCGGAGGTTCGCAAGGCGCTGAACATGGCCATCGACAAACAGGCCATCGTTGACGGTATCTTCCAGGGCGCAGGCAGCGTCGCGAAGAACCCGATCCCGCCGACCATGTGGTCCTATAACGACGCAATCGAAGACGATGCTCATGATCCGGAAGCCGCGAAGGCTGCCCTGGAAGAGGCAGGCGTCACCGATCTGTCGATGAAGATCTGGGCGATGCCGGTGCAGCGTCCCTACAACCCGAACGCCCGCCGCATGGCAGAGATGATTCAGGCAGACTTCAATGAAGTCGGTGTTGACGTCGAAATTGTGTCCTACGAATGGGGCGAGTATCTTGAGCGCTCGAAAGCAGAGGATCGCGATGGTGCGGTTCTGCTTGGCTGGACCGGTGACAATGGTGACCCGGACAACTTCCTTGCTGTTCTGCTTGGCTGCGACGGTGTCGGCGACGCCAACCGCGCCCAGTGGTGCAATGAAGAATTCGACAGCATCATTCAGCAGGCCAAGGTCGAATCCGATCAGGCAGAGCGGACTCGTTTGTATGAAGAGGCTCAGGTCATCTTCAAAGAGCAGGCACCCTGGGCCACCATCGCCCATTCCGTCGTGAATGAGCCGATCAGCACCAAGGTCGAAGGCTACAAGATTGATCCGTTCGGCGGGCACGTCTTCTACGGCGTCAGCCTGACCGAGTAA
- a CDS encoding ABC transporter ATP-binding protein, whose product MALLEIRNLSVDFATSSGKFRAVDGVDVTVDQAELLAIVGESGSGKSVSMLALMGLLPWTATVTADKLEFDGHDLRNISGRARRRIIGKDISMIFQEPMSSLNPAFTIGWQIKESLRKHTNMNRSQRQDRAVELMRQVGIPAPEKRLQAYPHQLSGGMSQRAMIAMALANKPKLLIADEPTTALDVTIQAQILELLTGLQEETGMALVLITHDMGVVAETVERVQVQYAGQRVELQEVDSLFENPHHPYTAALLAALPERATEKRLPTIPGVVPGQFDRPSGCLFSPRCKFADDRCIAQRPVPAGPEMGHALCHYPLMDGQPTGKESVA is encoded by the coding sequence ATGGCACTTCTTGAAATCCGTAACCTCAGCGTCGACTTCGCCACCTCTTCGGGCAAGTTCCGGGCAGTGGATGGCGTCGACGTCACCGTAGATCAGGCCGAACTGCTGGCGATTGTGGGTGAATCCGGCTCTGGCAAATCGGTCTCTATGCTGGCGCTGATGGGGCTGCTGCCCTGGACCGCCACGGTCACCGCCGACAAGCTGGAATTTGACGGGCATGACCTGCGCAATATTTCCGGACGGGCGCGGCGGCGGATCATCGGCAAGGATATCTCGATGATCTTTCAGGAGCCGATGTCATCGCTCAACCCGGCCTTTACCATCGGCTGGCAGATCAAGGAATCGCTGCGCAAACACACCAATATGAACCGCAGCCAGCGGCAGGACCGCGCCGTCGAATTGATGCGTCAGGTTGGCATCCCCGCGCCGGAGAAGCGATTGCAGGCCTATCCGCACCAGCTTTCCGGCGGGATGAGCCAGCGGGCCATGATCGCAATGGCTCTGGCGAACAAGCCCAAGCTGCTGATCGCGGATGAGCCGACGACGGCACTTGATGTGACCATTCAGGCGCAGATCCTCGAACTGCTGACCGGCTTGCAGGAAGAAACCGGCATGGCGCTTGTGCTGATCACCCATGATATGGGTGTCGTCGCCGAAACGGTGGAGCGTGTGCAGGTGCAATATGCCGGCCAGCGGGTCGAGTTGCAGGAGGTCGATAGTCTTTTCGAGAACCCGCACCACCCCTATACCGCTGCACTTCTGGCGGCATTGCCGGAGCGCGCGACCGAGAAGCGGCTGCCGACGATTCCCGGTGTGGTTCCGGGCCAGTTCGACCGGCCGAGCGGCTGCCTGTTCTCGCCCCGCTGCAAGTTCGCCGATGATCGCTGTATCGCGCAACGGCCTGTGCCTGCGGGTCCGGAAATGGGTCATGCGTTGTGCCACTATCCGCTGATGGACGGTCAGCCAACCGGGAAGGAGTCCGTAGCATGA
- a CDS encoding ABC transporter ATP-binding protein, with protein MSDPILTATNLKRHYEVKGGFMKPTATVRALDGASFSLTPGKTLAVVGESGSGKSTLARVVTMIEPPTEGELFIGGRQIGPDGASGDRDLRSMVQIVFQDPYGSLNPRQTIGQTLMEPLLLNRPEVKPAEREKRARDMLGMVGLRPEHFERYPHMFSGGQRQRVAVARALMLEPKILVLDEPVSALDLSIQSQVLNLLMDLQERMDLAYLFISHDLSVVRHISDEVLVLYLGQPVEIGPKDVIFDAPRHPYTKALLSATPVADPGERKERIKLTGELPSPMNKPEGCSFNPRCWRRQDICTKVEPELEGKGHCFACHNPIPLDETEAA; from the coding sequence ATGAGCGATCCGATCCTCACCGCCACGAACCTGAAGCGCCATTACGAGGTGAAGGGCGGCTTCATGAAACCGACCGCCACGGTGCGGGCACTCGACGGGGCGAGCTTTTCGCTGACACCGGGCAAGACGCTGGCCGTGGTTGGGGAATCCGGCTCTGGCAAGTCTACGCTCGCCCGTGTTGTCACCATGATCGAACCGCCGACCGAAGGTGAATTGTTCATCGGCGGGCGTCAGATCGGTCCGGATGGTGCGTCCGGTGACCGTGATCTGCGTTCGATGGTCCAGATCGTGTTTCAGGATCCTTACGGCAGTCTGAACCCGCGCCAGACCATCGGGCAGACACTGATGGAGCCTCTGCTTCTGAACCGTCCCGAAGTGAAACCGGCAGAGCGTGAAAAACGAGCGCGCGATATGCTGGGCATGGTCGGGCTGCGGCCGGAACATTTCGAACGTTATCCGCATATGTTTTCGGGCGGGCAGCGTCAGCGTGTGGCTGTGGCCCGCGCCCTGATGCTGGAGCCGAAGATTCTGGTGCTGGACGAACCCGTCTCGGCGCTTGATCTGTCGATCCAAAGTCAGGTGCTGAACCTGCTGATGGACCTGCAGGAACGCATGGACCTGGCCTATCTTTTCATCAGTCACGATCTGTCGGTGGTGCGCCATATCTCGGATGAGGTGTTGGTGCTGTATCTCGGCCAGCCGGTGGAGATCGGTCCGAAGGATGTGATCTTCGATGCGCCGCGCCACCCTTATACGAAGGCTCTGCTGTCAGCGACCCCGGTTGCCGATCCGGGCGAGCGGAAGGAACGCATCAAGCTGACCGGAGAGCTGCCGTCGCCGATGAACAAGCCCGAGGGATGTTCCTTCAACCCGCGCTGCTGGCGGCGTCAGGACATCTGCACCAAGGTCGAGCCGGAGCTGGAGGGGAAGGGGCATTGCTTTGCCTGCCACAACCCGATCCCGCTGGACGAGACGGAAGCGGCCTGA
- a CDS encoding ligase-associated DNA damage response DEXH box helicase, whose protein sequence is MTLPDRIAEWFSQQGWTPHPHQLDLFDADSDTLLIAPTGGGKTLAGFLPTLAALMDGPHEGMHTLYVSPLKALTNDIARNLARPVADLGLDIRIEDRTGDTAASRRARQRVDPPEILLTTPESLALMLSYPEAPKIFGGLKRVVIDEIHALAEGKRGDQLMLGLARLRSLAPGLLVSALSATVDDPAGLAAYLGGAQIVMADPGPAPDIAMLETQQPPPWAGGGGRHAARDVMDALRAARLTLVFINTRAQAELFFQALWDVNDDNLPIGLHHGSLSRDVRARVEAAMAAGELRAVVATGSLDLGIDWGDVDLVIQVGAPKNVKRLVQRIGRANHRYNAPSKARIVPANRFEVIECVAALQAVAEGDLDGEGRGSVGQQGGLDVLCQQILLTACAGPFDAALLFDEVRGAGPYADLTLAQFDDCLDFAATGGYALRAYDRWQRLVERNGMWHLRDPRAARMIRMNIGTINDVETLKVRRRHGGAPLGEVEEGFAASLAPGDTFLIGGQTVRYDRLREMIVEVTPQPSKSPKIAVFNGTKLATSTELSARVLALIGDPDAWAALPDATRGWLELQREISVLPQPGTLTCETFERGGRAYFCAYSFAGRNANQTLGLILTRRMEDAGLGPLGFVATDYALLIWSMDPITDPAPFFEPSTLREGLEDWLGENAVMKRSFRNVATVAGLLQRNLPGQRKSGKQATFSSDIIYDTLRRHEPDHLLMRLTRDEAMRGLVDFGRVEEMLAMRPHVVHARPPHVTPLAAPLMLEVGKVPIRGLGEDRLLEEEAARLMAEAGLEAAAA, encoded by the coding sequence ATGACGCTGCCCGACCGGATTGCAGAATGGTTCAGCCAGCAAGGCTGGACACCGCACCCCCATCAGCTGGACCTGTTTGACGCAGACAGTGACACACTGCTGATCGCGCCCACCGGCGGCGGCAAGACACTGGCGGGGTTCCTGCCGACACTGGCTGCGCTGATGGATGGCCCGCATGAGGGGATGCACACGCTCTATGTCTCTCCTCTCAAGGCGCTGACGAATGATATCGCGCGCAATCTGGCGCGCCCGGTTGCCGATCTGGGCCTTGATATCCGGATCGAGGATCGCACCGGCGATACCGCTGCCTCGCGGCGGGCGCGTCAGCGTGTTGATCCGCCAGAGATTCTGCTGACGACGCCGGAGAGCCTTGCACTGATGCTGTCCTATCCCGAAGCGCCGAAGATATTCGGCGGGTTGAAGCGTGTTGTGATAGACGAAATCCATGCCTTGGCAGAGGGCAAGCGCGGCGATCAGCTTATGCTGGGGCTGGCGCGGCTGCGCAGTCTTGCGCCGGGGCTGCTTGTCTCGGCGCTTTCGGCCACCGTTGACGATCCTGCGGGGCTGGCCGCATATCTGGGCGGCGCGCAGATCGTCATGGCCGATCCCGGCCCCGCGCCCGATATCGCGATGCTGGAAACGCAGCAGCCGCCACCCTGGGCCGGGGGAGGGGGGCGACACGCCGCGCGAGATGTGATGGACGCGCTAAGGGCCGCGCGGCTGACACTGGTTTTCATCAATACCCGCGCACAGGCAGAGCTGTTCTTTCAGGCACTTTGGGATGTCAATGATGACAACCTGCCCATCGGCCTGCATCACGGAAGCCTGTCTCGCGATGTGCGCGCAAGGGTAGAGGCCGCGATGGCAGCCGGTGAGTTGCGGGCAGTCGTGGCGACTGGCAGCCTTGATCTGGGGATTGACTGGGGCGATGTCGATCTGGTCATTCAGGTCGGTGCGCCTAAGAACGTCAAACGGCTTGTACAGCGCATAGGCCGCGCGAACCACCGTTACAACGCGCCTTCAAAGGCCCGCATCGTGCCGGCAAACCGGTTCGAGGTTATCGAATGCGTCGCGGCCCTTCAGGCGGTGGCAGAGGGCGATCTGGATGGCGAAGGGCGTGGGTCGGTCGGACAACAGGGCGGGCTGGATGTGCTTTGCCAGCAGATACTGCTGACAGCCTGCGCCGGACCTTTTGATGCCGCATTGCTTTTTGACGAGGTCCGCGGCGCGGGACCATATGCCGATCTGACGCTTGCCCAATTCGACGACTGTCTGGATTTCGCCGCGACCGGCGGCTATGCGCTGCGTGCCTATGACCGCTGGCAGCGTCTGGTTGAACGCAACGGGATGTGGCACTTGCGCGATCCGCGCGCCGCCCGGATGATTCGCATGAATATCGGAACCATCAACGACGTCGAGACGCTGAAGGTCCGGCGGCGACACGGCGGCGCGCCCCTGGGCGAGGTCGAGGAAGGTTTTGCCGCCAGCCTTGCACCCGGAGACACTTTTCTGATCGGCGGGCAGACCGTGCGCTATGACCGCTTGCGAGAGATGATCGTCGAGGTGACGCCGCAACCGTCGAAATCGCCCAAGATTGCGGTATTCAACGGCACGAAACTGGCCACCTCGACAGAGCTTTCGGCGCGGGTTCTGGCGCTGATCGGTGATCCCGATGCGTGGGCGGCGCTGCCTGATGCGACGCGCGGCTGGCTGGAATTGCAGCGCGAGATCTCTGTCCTGCCGCAGCCCGGAACATTGACCTGCGAGACGTTCGAGCGTGGCGGCCGCGCTTATTTCTGCGCCTATAGCTTCGCGGGACGCAATGCAAATCAGACACTTGGCCTGATACTGACGCGGCGGATGGAGGATGCGGGTCTCGGCCCGCTCGGCTTTGTCGCGACGGATTATGCGCTGCTCATCTGGTCGATGGACCCGATCACAGATCCGGCGCCGTTTTTCGAACCCTCGACCCTGCGCGAAGGGCTGGAGGATTGGCTGGGTGAAAATGCCGTCATGAAGCGCAGTTTCCGAAATGTCGCGACGGTGGCGGGGCTGTTGCAGCGCAACCTGCCGGGTCAGCGCAAATCGGGCAAACAGGCGACGTTTTCCAGTGACATCATCTATGACACCCTGCGCCGCCACGAACCCGATCACCTCCTGATGCGTCTGACCCGTGACGAGGCGATGCGCGGCCTTGTCGATTTTGGTCGCGTTGAAGAGATGCTGGCGATGCGTCCGCATGTCGTCCATGCGAGGCCGCCCCATGTCACGCCGCTGGCAGCGCCGCTGATGCTGGAAGTCGGCAAAGTGCCGATACGGGGTCTGGGCGAAGATCGCCTGCTGGAAGAAGAAGCCGCCCGTCTGATGGCCGAAGCCGGGCTGGAGGCTGCCGCCGCATGA
- the pdeM gene encoding ligase-associated DNA damage response endonuclease PdeM, which produces MTGYAFDFSGQRLIARAGGALYWPDQDMLIVADLHLGKSERMARRGGSLLPPFETRETLARLSAELDVLRPSRLVLLGDIFDDDAAAQGLCQTDRDLLDRLAGRSTTIMIAGNHDPLQGPDAYLEQGIALRHIAGEDPDISGHFHPKMRIAGRSRPCFLVASGHLILPAFGHYTGGLVYDDPALRAIVPRGIAVLTGRKAIAVPYG; this is translated from the coding sequence ATGACAGGCTATGCGTTCGATTTTTCCGGGCAGCGCCTGATCGCGCGGGCAGGCGGGGCATTGTACTGGCCAGATCAGGATATGCTGATCGTCGCGGATCTGCATCTGGGCAAGTCAGAGCGCATGGCGCGGCGTGGTGGATCGCTTCTGCCACCATTCGAGACGCGCGAGACCTTGGCGCGGCTTTCGGCGGAACTGGACGTGCTGCGGCCGTCACGGCTTGTTCTGCTCGGCGATATTTTCGACGACGATGCGGCGGCGCAAGGTCTGTGCCAGACAGACCGCGACCTGCTGGACCGGCTGGCCGGGCGCAGCACCACGATCATGATCGCGGGAAACCATGACCCTTTGCAGGGGCCGGATGCGTATCTGGAGCAAGGCATTGCCCTGCGCCATATCGCGGGTGAAGACCCTGATATTTCGGGGCATTTTCATCCCAAGATGCGCATCGCAGGCCGCTCCCGGCCCTGTTTTCTGGTCGCTTCCGGTCATCTTATTCTGCCTGCATTCGGGCATTACACCGGCGGCCTTGTTTATGACGACCCTGCGCTGCGGGCGATTGTCCCTCGCGGTATTGCGGTGCTGACGGGGCGAAAGGCGATTGCCGTGCCTTATGGCTAG
- a CDS encoding MarR family winged helix-turn-helix transcriptional regulator, with product MSDPDNISILSGRIDLGYLSRDISFMSRVLRAHIRWANAELAHENDSQSGRSALLSVIGLNPGISQNDLAATVVLKKSAVTKLISDMEAEQLVIREKPKADRRYNALRLSAEGEDKWRALKNEMFVRQEALLAPLNGREREKLFQLLGRLIVHYTDQLDGQEQATDTDS from the coding sequence ATGTCCGATCCTGACAATATCTCAATTCTTTCAGGCCGAATCGACCTCGGCTACCTGTCGCGAGACATTTCCTTCATGTCCCGTGTGTTGCGAGCCCATATCAGGTGGGCAAATGCCGAACTGGCGCATGAAAATGATTCGCAGAGCGGCAGGTCCGCACTTTTGTCGGTTATCGGGCTCAATCCCGGCATTTCACAGAATGATCTTGCGGCCACAGTTGTTCTAAAAAAATCCGCTGTTACTAAACTTATAAGCGATATGGAGGCGGAACAGCTTGTCATTAGGGAGAAGCCAAAGGCCGACCGGCGCTATAACGCCCTGCGCCTGAGCGCAGAGGGCGAGGACAAATGGCGCGCTCTGAAAAATGAGATGTTTGTCCGGCAGGAGGCTCTGCTTGCCCCTCTGAACGGGCGAGAGCGTGAGAAGCTGTTCCAGCTTCTGGGCAGATTGATCGTTCATTACACCGATCAACTGGACGGCCAAGAGCAGGCAACGGACACTGACAGCTAG
- a CDS encoding ABC transporter permease subunit yields the protein MADTASLSASTPTVKPPSRFREFWSSFKENRGAVIGLFVFLAFLLIAAFAPLLAPYSYNAQDRSALLVPPFWQEGGSTAYLLGTDALGRDLLSRLIYGARYSFFIGLLVVTLATFCGVLLGVIAGFAPRWLDTLIMRLMDIILSFPSLLLALVLVAILGPSLINAMIAIAIVLQPHFVRLTRAAVLSEKSKDYVTAARVAGGQPLRIMFRTVLPNCLAPIIVQAALSFSTAILDTAALGFLGMGAQPPTPEWGTMLAEAREFILRAWWVVTFPGLCILITVLAINLMGDGLRDALDPKLKRS from the coding sequence ATGGCAGATACCGCCAGCCTGAGCGCCAGCACCCCGACCGTAAAGCCGCCATCGCGCTTTCGGGAGTTCTGGTCATCCTTCAAGGAAAACCGCGGCGCCGTGATCGGCCTGTTCGTCTTCCTTGCCTTTCTGCTGATCGCCGCCTTCGCGCCGCTTCTGGCACCATATTCCTACAATGCACAGGACCGCAGCGCCCTGCTGGTGCCGCCGTTCTGGCAAGAGGGCGGATCGACGGCCTATCTGCTGGGAACGGACGCGCTTGGCCGTGACCTGCTGTCGCGTCTGATCTATGGCGCGCGCTACTCTTTCTTCATCGGCCTGCTGGTTGTGACGCTCGCGACATTCTGCGGCGTGCTGTTGGGGGTGATCGCGGGATTCGCGCCGCGTTGGCTGGACACTCTGATCATGCGGCTGATGGACATCATACTGTCATTCCCAAGCCTGCTGCTGGCGCTTGTGCTGGTGGCCATCCTTGGTCCCAGCCTGATCAATGCAATGATCGCCATCGCCATCGTTCTGCAACCGCATTTCGTGCGCCTGACCCGCGCGGCCGTGCTGTCGGAAAAGTCCAAGGACTATGTCACCGCAGCGCGCGTCGCCGGTGGTCAGCCGCTGAGGATCATGTTCCGCACCGTGCTGCCGAACTGCCTTGCGCCGATCATCGTTCAGGCCGCACTGTCGTTTTCCACGGCAATCCTCGATACGGCGGCACTCGGCTTTCTGGGCATGGGCGCACAGCCGCCGACGCCGGAATGGGGCACCATGCTGGCCGAAGCGCGCGAGTTTATCTTGCGTGCCTGGTGGGTCGTGACCTTCCCGGGCCTGTGCATTCTGATCACGGTTCTCGCCATCAACCTGATGGGCGACGGTCTGCGCGATGCGCTTGATCCGAAACTGAAGCGGAGCTGA
- a CDS encoding ABC transporter permease subunit — MLSFLIRRLATFVPTFIGVTIIAFAFIRLLPGDPILLLAGERGVSPERYEMLQEQMGFDQPMWKQYLDYVAGILQGDLGTSFATKRPVLDEFMALFPATVELSLCAIILATLIGIPAGVIAAVNRGKFFDQALMSSALVGYSMPIFWWALLLIIVFSGTLGWTPVSGRIGLQYFFDTPTGFMLIDSLLSGQSGAFRSAVAHLILPTIALATIPLAVIARQTRSAMLEVLGEDYVRTARAKGMSPMRVNGVHALRNALIPVITVIGLSVGTLLAGAILTETIFSWPGIGKWMVDSIFRRDYQVVQGGLLLIALVVMIVNLIVDVLYGLINPKIRKG, encoded by the coding sequence ATGCTCAGCTTTCTGATCCGCCGACTGGCGACATTCGTGCCGACCTTTATCGGCGTGACTATCATCGCCTTCGCCTTCATCCGCCTGTTGCCGGGCGATCCAATCCTGTTGCTGGCCGGCGAACGCGGCGTCAGCCCCGAACGCTACGAGATGCTGCAGGAGCAGATGGGTTTTGACCAACCCATGTGGAAGCAATATCTCGACTATGTCGCCGGGATTCTTCAGGGCGACCTTGGAACCTCCTTCGCGACTAAGCGCCCCGTTCTGGATGAGTTCATGGCGCTGTTTCCCGCCACCGTAGAACTTTCGCTTTGCGCCATCATTCTTGCCACGCTGATCGGCATCCCGGCTGGGGTCATCGCTGCGGTCAATCGCGGCAAGTTCTTCGATCAGGCGCTGATGTCCTCGGCTCTTGTCGGGTATTCCATGCCGATCTTCTGGTGGGCGCTGCTGCTGATCATCGTCTTTTCCGGCACGCTCGGCTGGACGCCGGTTTCGGGGCGCATTGGATTGCAGTATTTCTTCGACACGCCGACAGGCTTCATGCTGATAGACAGCTTGCTTTCAGGGCAGTCCGGGGCCTTCCGCTCTGCCGTGGCGCATCTGATCTTGCCGACCATAGCGCTTGCGACGATCCCGCTGGCCGTCATCGCGCGCCAGACCCGTTCCGCCATGCTGGAGGTTCTGGGCGAGGATTACGTCCGCACCGCCCGCGCCAAGGGCATGTCGCCGATGCGCGTGAACGGCGTGCATGCGCTGCGCAACGCCTTAATCCCGGTGATCACGGTGATCGGCCTGTCGGTCGGCACGCTGCTGGCCGGGGCAATCCTGACAGAGACCATTTTCTCATGGCCCGGCATTGGCAAGTGGATGGTCGATTCGATTTTCCGCCGTGACTATCAGGTCGTTCAGGGCGGGCTGCTGCTGATCGCGCTTGTCGTGATGATCGTGAACCTGATCGTCGATGTCCTTTACGGGCTTATCAACCCCAAGATTCGAAAGGGCTGA